The genomic stretch GATGAAGAGCACGAGCACCCTGCATCCATACTGGATTTTCAAAATATGGCATCCCTTTTTCAAAAAGCCCTCTCCAGAAAGCTGTTGAGATTCATTAATTGCATTTATAGCCATGACATTATTATTACCTAAATTGAGCGATTCTTTTTATGAGTGATAATTTAATCACTTGCATACCTACCTTCAAGGGCTCTGAAGCTTGGAAAGCCCATTTTGGTAAAGAAATGGAAGATTATTTTTCTTCCCAGCAGAGACCTTCGGTGCTATTCAGTGGATCTCGCTCATCTTTCAACACACTCCAGCCTCTGCCTGGTGAAAAGCAGATCTTGTATGAACAACTAGCCCCAGACGAAAGAAGGCGGCGAACCACTCTTCTGCCAGAGCTCCTGAATGCGCAGCTGTTTCCAGATCGCTTCCGGAACCTTGAGGATGATCTTCCCCGCATGGCAGACGATCTTGGCGGCAATATCGATGATCCTTCTTCTGATCGTTGTGGCATAGGCAATGACCGGCACAACAGGCTGGCAGACATCCTCCTTGAAAGTCTCGAAGAGGAAGAAAGCCACAAGCATGGTGTAGTAAAAGGCAGCATTGGGAGCAAAGCGTTTGAAGGGAAGCGTCTCGCTGGCAAAGTCCTTGAGGGCCCTGTGAACCAGTTCATCTCTGCCTCTGCTATGGTAAGATCGGATCACCTCAGTGGCCTCAAGGAGATGACCCATCCCCTCTTTCTGCAGTTGTTGATCGATGCTCTGCCCCATTCCAAGGTTGGTGTAAAGAAGGGTGTCTGGCCGGGCAAACTCAAAAAGCAGCTGCTTGTCTTCCATCAGGGGACGGCAGAAGATGGCCCGGCGGAATCTGTCCCAGCTCTGTCTGCGATCACCGAACTCCAGAAAGTTCCACGCCTGTCCATCCTTTTCCAGACGGTTCCAGAGATCATCTCCCGAACCCGACACATAGTCCTTGATATCATCGTAGAGCTTGCCCCCACAGATATAACCGATCTGGAGCTTTTCAAAGCATTCGAAAATCTTCTGATCGAAAAAGCCACTGTCCAGACGGATCACAATGGGGATGTTCGAGTGGTAGTTCTTTCGGATCAGATTCACGATATGGGTCACCATCTTCAGGACAGTGTCCCCATGATTGGAGTGCTTCTTCCCACCCCTGAAGACCGCATCAATCACAAACCGGCCCCAGGTGAGCTGCAAGGGCATGAACCCTTTGACCTTCCTGTAAGTCGGCTGGACGCCATGACGCTTTTGGGCCTCATCGTTGTCCATGACCATGGGATCAAGGCCAAGGAGAATGACGGAGGGTTTTTCTCTCTTCAGGCGCCAGAGAAACAGTCTTTGCAGCAATCTTCGAAACAGCCAGATTCGAGGCCAGGAAAAGACCTGGAAGAATCTCTTGACAGCGTGAGAGGAGAGGAGGTTCTCAGGATCACTCTCCATGGCTGCGGCATACCCGTTGTCTTCCTGAAGGGCATCAAAGTGAACCAGATGCCTGCTTGTGCCATCCAGAAAGAAACAGAACAGCTGTTTGAACATCTCACAGATCGACTGTCCTTTCCTGCTCTTGCGAATCGAGCCGAAGAGCCGTTGAAGATGAGGATACAGCTTGATCCCTCGAAGATAACGAACGAAGAGACTCAAACCACCTCTGCCGGTAAGGGTATCCGAGGTGATCTTGATGGTGTCAATGACTGGTTGGAAATTGTTTTTGATTGTGGTAAGCTTTTTCATGATGACCTCCCACCCTATGGGTTAAGGACAGCAAAGCTGCTGTCTGTTGGTTTTTTTCATAGCAACAGTATAACTCATGGGGTGGGATTTTTTTATGCTTAAAAATCGCTCAATTTAGGTGATACTCATTGGTAGCATCATCATTCTCTTTGGACTCATCCTGCTTCTCTTCGGAAAGATACCATATCTCGGCAAACTCCCAGGAGATATTCTCATCAAAAAAGGGAACTTCACCATCTACTTCCCCATCGTCACATGCATCATCATCAGCCTGATTCTTACAATCCTCATTTATCTTCTAAGACGATAGTACCGATGTCTGTACTTATTGCTTAATGGGTTGCACCAATAACATCGTGGACTAAATCCTAAATCCCTAGAGAGGCAAACTTTCAACCATGAAAAATTAAAAGGATAGTTCTGAATGTAAGAAATCGGGGGCTTGACAGGTGAAAGGGGTTAAAATACCATTTAGCACGAGCCGGAAAGAGAGCTCTGAAACTTCTTCACCGCACACAAGAAAAGTATTTGCGAGGAGAAGAAATGGTTCAGGAAAACAAGGAAAAACAGAAAGCCGTTGAGCTTGCCATATCCCACATCGAGAAGCAGTACGGCAAGGGCTCCATCATGAGACTGGGTGCTAGAGATATCATCGATATCCCCGTCATACCGACCGGGAGCATCTCTATCGACTATGCTCTGGGCGTGGGGGGAATGCCGAGGGGAAGGGTCGTAGAGATCTATGGTCCCGAAGCCTCTGGGAAGACGACTCTCGCCCTTCACGTCATTGCCGGAGCTCAGAAGCTGGGTGGAATGGCTGCCTTCATCGATGCCGAGCATGCTATGGACCCTGAGTATGCCCGGAAACTTGGCGTCAACATCGATGGCCTCTTGATCTCACAGCCTGACAGCGGCGAGCAGGCACTTGACATCGCAGAGGTCCTCGTCCGTTCTGGAGCCATCGACGTCATCGTCGTCGATTCCGTTGCCGCTCTCGTCCCGAAGGCGGAACTGGAAGGAGAGATGGGTGACTCTCACGTCGGACTTCAGGCAAGGCTGATGTCCCAGGCGCTCAGGAAACTCACCGCCCTCGTCTCGAAGTCGAAGACCTGCCTCGTCTTCATCAACCAGATGAGGGAAAAGATCGGGGTGATGTTCGGGAACCCGGAGACGACGACGGGAGGCAAGGCCCTCAAATTCTACGCTACGATAAGGGTGGACATCAGGAAGATAGCCTCCATCAAAGAGGGAGAGGAGACGCTCGGAAGCAGGACGAAGCTAAGGGTCGTAAAGAACAAGGTTGCCATCCCCTTCAAGCAGGCGGAGTTCGACATCATGTATGGTGAAGGAATCTCGAGGGAGGGAGACATCCTCGACCTGGCGTTGGCTCACAACCTCTTTGAGAAGAGCGGTTCATGGATCTCATACGGAAACATCAGGCTCGGCCAGGGGCGGGAAAACACGAAGAAGTTCCTGAAGGATAATCCCGACCTCGCCAATGAGGTAGAACACAAGCTGAGGCTCATCCTTGGCCTCATCAAGGAGAAAGAGCCCATGAAAAAGGAAGAGAAAGGGAAGCCCGCCCCAAGGGGTTGATCCAGCCCCTTCATATCTATGGTGAGGATACTGGAAAACAAGAGAGCTCTTTGTTCCAGCATTATCCTTCTGGCAATCATTCTCCCGGCGCTTTTATCTCTAATTTTTCCATCTTCTTTCTTAGCCTCTCCATCGAGCTCAATACTCTCCATCATCCCGCCGCTTCTTGCAATCGCCCTTGCCATGATCTTCAGGGAGGTCATCGCGGCTCTCCTCGGAGGAATCTACCTGGGAGCGCTATTCATTTACGGTTTCAATCCATTCACCGCTTTTGCTCGATTGATA from Acidobacteriota bacterium encodes the following:
- a CDS encoding IS1380 family transposase, which encodes MKKLTTIKNNFQPVIDTIKITSDTLTGRGGLSLFVRYLRGIKLYPHLQRLFGSIRKSRKGQSICEMFKQLFCFFLDGTSRHLVHFDALQEDNGYAAAMESDPENLLSSHAVKRFFQVFSWPRIWLFRRLLQRLFLWRLKREKPSVILLGLDPMVMDNDEAQKRHGVQPTYRKVKGFMPLQLTWGRFVIDAVFRGGKKHSNHGDTVLKMVTHIVNLIRKNYHSNIPIVIRLDSGFFDQKIFECFEKLQIGYICGGKLYDDIKDYVSGSGDDLWNRLEKDGQAWNFLEFGDRRQSWDRFRRAIFCRPLMEDKQLLFEFARPDTLLYTNLGMGQSIDQQLQKEGMGHLLEATEVIRSYHSRGRDELVHRALKDFASETLPFKRFAPNAAFYYTMLVAFFLFETFKEDVCQPVVPVIAYATTIRRRIIDIAAKIVCHAGKIILKVPEAIWKQLRIQELWQKSGSPPSFVWG
- the recA gene encoding recombinase RecA, with translation MVQENKEKQKAVELAISHIEKQYGKGSIMRLGARDIIDIPVIPTGSISIDYALGVGGMPRGRVVEIYGPEASGKTTLALHVIAGAQKLGGMAAFIDAEHAMDPEYARKLGVNIDGLLISQPDSGEQALDIAEVLVRSGAIDVIVVDSVAALVPKAELEGEMGDSHVGLQARLMSQALRKLTALVSKSKTCLVFINQMREKIGVMFGNPETTTGGKALKFYATIRVDIRKIASIKEGEETLGSRTKLRVVKNKVAIPFKQAEFDIMYGEGISREGDILDLALAHNLFEKSGSWISYGNIRLGQGRENTKKFLKDNPDLANEVEHKLRLILGLIKEKEPMKKEEKGKPAPRG
- a CDS encoding DUF2905 domain-containing protein, which codes for MILIGSIIILFGLILLLFGKIPYLGKLPGDILIKKGNFTIYFPIVTCIIISLILTILIYLLRR